A part of Gramella sp. MAR_2010_147 genomic DNA contains:
- a CDS encoding DUF4270 domain-containing protein, with amino-acid sequence MRLNKLFRITAVMAVVFAFVACDEDFTEIGGEIITNPSNVELREVEVNAYSQKINSIQTNNLNNYFLGSINHPVYGESTANIVTQVSLSPTDPDFGENVQLDSVVMTIPYYSTEVESTGDESEIEYRLDSIYGNGSFNLKIYETGFFLNDLDPDADFEQRQKYYSDQQEAVEQNIIGEPLYVENNFEPSNEPYVSYELNNVGENDTITNTPAFRVKLPIEFFQQKIIDREGSDDLSDNSGFKNYFRSLLIAAESNGSGNRQILLNLASQDAKISLYYTSEVEGTDGEIERARGTLALNIFGNNRFNTYTGEFPANITQLIENQSAETGAENLYLKGQEGSIAVIELFPDSEVLENLKEEELLINEAELTFYVNEDLSGDILQPRRLYIFDLTNNSIIADYALDASYNPADPEQSLTSFSQPLKVAEDGSGSFYKLRITNHVSNIINEDSDNVKLGLVVVPNINTLAVRDQQGGVTGAFNSATKDAPALIDQLPSGTLLTPYGTVLHGNLSADDEKRLKLNIFYTNFN; translated from the coding sequence ATGAGATTAAATAAATTATTTAGAATAACAGCTGTGATGGCTGTTGTTTTCGCTTTTGTAGCATGTGATGAAGATTTCACGGAAATTGGAGGGGAAATTATCACAAATCCTTCAAATGTTGAACTGAGAGAAGTTGAAGTAAATGCATACTCTCAAAAAATAAATTCAATTCAGACTAATAACCTGAATAATTATTTTTTAGGTTCCATAAATCATCCTGTTTATGGTGAAAGTACCGCAAATATCGTTACTCAGGTAAGTTTATCTCCAACAGATCCAGATTTTGGAGAGAACGTTCAGCTGGATAGTGTGGTAATGACGATACCTTATTATTCTACTGAAGTTGAATCAACAGGAGATGAGTCTGAAATCGAATATAGGTTAGATTCAATTTATGGGAATGGTTCTTTCAATCTTAAAATTTATGAAACAGGCTTTTTTCTAAACGACCTTGATCCTGATGCAGATTTTGAACAACGCCAAAAATATTATTCAGATCAGCAGGAAGCTGTTGAACAAAATATTATAGGAGAGCCTTTGTATGTTGAAAATAATTTTGAACCTTCAAATGAGCCGTATGTATCATACGAGTTAAATAATGTAGGCGAGAATGATACGATCACGAATACTCCGGCATTTAGAGTAAAACTCCCGATAGAATTTTTTCAGCAAAAAATTATAGATAGGGAAGGCTCTGATGACCTTTCAGATAATAGCGGATTTAAAAATTATTTCCGAAGTCTATTGATAGCAGCCGAATCTAATGGTTCGGGAAATCGTCAGATTTTATTAAATCTGGCCAGTCAGGATGCTAAAATTAGTTTGTACTATACATCTGAAGTCGAGGGTACTGATGGCGAAATTGAAAGAGCCAGGGGTACTTTAGCTTTAAACATTTTCGGCAATAATCGTTTTAATACGTATACGGGCGAATTTCCAGCAAATATCACTCAGTTAATCGAAAATCAGTCGGCAGAAACAGGAGCTGAAAACCTGTATCTGAAAGGACAGGAAGGGAGTATAGCAGTAATTGAATTATTTCCAGATTCTGAAGTTCTGGAAAATTTGAAAGAGGAAGAATTATTGATAAATGAAGCCGAACTTACTTTCTATGTAAATGAAGATTTATCAGGTGATATCTTACAACCCAGGCGTTTGTATATTTTTGATCTAACCAATAATTCTATAATCGCAGATTACGCTCTAGATGCTTCTTATAATCCTGCTGATCCTGAGCAATCCCTTACGAGTTTTTCTCAACCTTTAAAGGTTGCTGAAGATGGAAGCGGATCATTCTATAAATTAAGGATCACCAATCACGTTAGTAATATAATCAATGAAGATTCTGATAATGTGAAACTGGGACTGGTTGTTGTTCCAAATATCAATACGCTTGCAGTGAGAGATCAACAGGGTGGAGTTACAGGAGCTTTCAATTCGGCAACTAAAGATGCGCCTGCGTTAATAGATCAGTTGCCGTCTGGTACTTTGCTAACCCCTTATGGAACTGTGTTGCACGGAAACCTATCAGCAGACGACGAAAAAAGACTTAAGTTAAATATTTTTTATACCAACTTTAATTAG
- a CDS encoding glycogen/starch synthase: MKDKRVLYVSSEVIPYLPETDISSTSFEAAKMVNNLGGQIRIFMPRFGNINERRHQLHEVIRLSGMNLVINDLDMPLIIKVASIPKERMQVYFIDNEDYFKRKATLTDEDGNLFSDNDERAIFFAKGVIETVKKLNWSPDIIHVHGWLASLLPLYLRNYYGNEPLFKDSKIVTSVYNQSFDGTLDEELREKILFDGLENSNVKHLKTPNFVNLIKTAVDNSDAVVMGGDNVPEDLKTYVDRLNKPVLPFTEKENFSHAYQEFYDTKVLSE, translated from the coding sequence ATGAAAGATAAGAGAGTGTTATACGTCTCGTCTGAAGTTATACCCTACTTACCTGAAACCGATATCTCCTCAACCTCTTTTGAAGCTGCAAAAATGGTTAATAACCTTGGAGGTCAAATCAGGATTTTTATGCCAAGGTTCGGGAATATTAATGAACGAAGGCATCAATTACATGAAGTGATTCGCCTTTCAGGAATGAATCTTGTAATTAATGATTTGGATATGCCGCTTATTATTAAAGTCGCTTCTATTCCAAAAGAAAGAATGCAGGTTTATTTTATTGATAACGAAGATTACTTTAAAAGGAAAGCAACATTAACCGATGAAGACGGAAATCTCTTTTCAGATAATGATGAAAGAGCAATTTTCTTTGCTAAAGGAGTGATAGAGACGGTGAAGAAGCTTAACTGGTCTCCAGATATTATCCATGTGCATGGATGGTTGGCTTCCTTGCTTCCCTTGTATCTAAGAAATTACTATGGTAATGAGCCATTATTCAAAGATTCTAAAATTGTCACTTCTGTATACAATCAAAGTTTTGATGGGACGTTAGATGAAGAGTTAAGAGAGAAGATTTTATTTGACGGTCTGGAAAATTCTAATGTGAAACATTTAAAGACACCAAACTTTGTAAACCTTATCAAGACCGCTGTAGATAATTCTGATGCGGTGGTAATGGGTGGCGATAATGTTCCAGAAGATTTGAAGACGTACGTAGACAGGCTTAACAAACCGGTGCTTCCTTTTACCGAAAAGGAGAATTTCTCTCACGCTTACCAGGAATTTTACGACACTAAAGTATTGTCTGAATAG